A part of Plasmodium sp. gorilla clade G2 genome assembly, chromosome: 8 genomic DNA contains:
- a CDS encoding serine/threonine protein phosphatase 2B catalytic subunit A, putative — MEPLPDPKNDRQVKDVEPPPAKPLSLELLYPNGTEEPPDYKALRDHLKKEGRIRKEDCLDIIKKVIDIVSNEPNLLRLKDPITIVGDIHGQYYDLLKLLEVGGNPDHTQFLFLGDYVDRGSFSIEVLLLLYALKINFPDRIWLIRGNHECRQMTTFFNFRDECEYKYDIVVYYAFMESFDTIPLSAVINGKFLGVHGGLSPDLILLNQICSFTRFQEPPRSGIFCDILWSDPIDEDKEEHTIQTESYFPNDIRGCSYFFGYNAATTFLEKNGLLSIIRAHEAQLEGYKMHQTNLKTGFPIVITIFSAPNYCDVYNNKGAVLKFDSNTLNIQQFSFSPHPYHLPNFMNLFTWSLPFVSEKVTEMLYSLLNCSMNDTDEGINDIVLPKEVIQILNYIEENNKRMNDMNINNNEDNVEYEDNDQYTNDSNNNNNFDDITYDGHKKDKDRKNKIPSNYNAQDNNQSYDLSEGQNNYNEENAFFKNNNNNNDDDEREKKDEGQVSKERTDTLRKKVQSVGRLMRVFRTLRKENELIVQLKGCSPGYRIPVGLLLSGKEGLENELEKFTKVKEIDSINEKRPSNE; from the exons atgGAACCACTGCCTGATCCAAAGAATGATAGACAAGTGAAGGATGTTGAGCCTCCACCAGCAAAA cCGTTAAGCTTAGAACTGCTATATCCAAACGGAACGGAAGAACCACCAGATTATAAAGCTCTAAGAGatcatttaaaaaaggaGGGACGTATTAGGAAAGAAGATTGTTtagatataattaaaaaagtgATAGATATAGTAAGCAATGAACCGAATTTATTAAGATTAAAGGACCCAATAACAATAGTTGGAGATATTCATGGTCaatattatgatttattaaaattattggAAGTAGGAGGTAATCCTGACCATActcaatttttatttttaggaGATTATGTAGATAGAGGTTCTTTTAGTATagaagtattattattattatatgcattaaaaataaatttccCTGATCGTATATGGTTAATACGAGGAAATCATGAATGTCGTCAAATGacaacattttttaattttagaGATGAatgtgaatataaatatgatatagtAGTATATTATGCTTTTATGGAATCTTTTGATACGATACCTTTATCAGCTGTAATCAATGGTAAATTTTTAGGGGTCCATGGTGGTTTATCTCctgatttaatattattgaatCAAATATGTTCATTTACTAGATTTCAAGAACCACCTCGTTCAGGAATTTTCTGTGACATCTTATGGTCAGATCCTATTGATGAAGATAAAGAAGAACATACTATACAAACTGAATCATATTTTCCTAATGACATAAGAGGCTGTAGTTATTTTTTTGGTTACAACGCAGCTACAAcatttttagaaaaaaatggattattatcaataataaGAGCTCATGAAGCTCAACTTGAAGGATACAAAATGCATCAGACAAATTTAAAGACTGGATTTCCAATAGTTATAACTATATTTTCAGCACCTAATTATTGTGATGTATATAACAACAAAGGTGCAGTTTTAAAATTTGATAGTAACACATTAAATATACAACAGTTTAGTTTTTCACCTCATCCTTATCACTTACCTAATTTTATGAATTTATTTACCTGGTCTTTACCATTTGTAAGTGAAAAAGTTACAGAGATGTTATATTCTCTTTTAAATTGTAGTATGAATGATACTGATGAAGGTATAAACGATATCGTACTACCTAAAGAAGTAATacaaattttaaattatattgaagagaataataaaagaatgaATGACatgaatattaataataacgaGGATAATGTAGAATATGAAGACAATGATCAATATACAAATGAcagtaataataacaacaatttTGATGATATTACTTATGATGGtcataaaaaagataaagacagaaaaaataaaataccaTCAAATTATAATGCACAAGATAATAATCAATCATATGATCTTTCAGAAggacaaaataattataatgaagaaaatgcattcttcaaaaataataataataataatgatgatgatgaaagaGAAAAGAAAGATGAAGGACAAGTATCTAAAGAAAGAACGGATACTCTAAGAAAAAAAGTACAATCTGTAGGAAGACTAATGAGAGTTTTTAGAACCTTGAGGAAAGAAAATGAATTGATTGTGCAACTAAAAGGATGTAGTCCTGGTTATAGAATACCTGTAGGTTTATTATTAAGTGGAAAAGAGGGATTAGAAAATGAGCTCGAAAAATTTACAAAGGTTAAAGAAATTGATAGTATTAATGAAAAGAGGCCATCCAacgaataa
- a CDS encoding peptidyl-prolyl cis-trans isomerase, whose protein sequence is MKKKKYVFLEFSINRITLGKVYFELFNDEEIKKSVNNFLSLCKGQDYHSIYSNEILSYKNCKIEKIKKGKCIKTGYLRNKININDDQSYYNKNNINNNNNNNDDNYDDYNSIDNIYNSLKNKMKKNKTNKYEKVECIYGNYYNKEYSKRKHTCAGLLTMIQIEDKKYSSIFKITLNKTYSYNNKNIIIGQVIKNMHILRAIEMLPTYNNGTPKVHLYISDCNEVNEAFFKKEKISSRQMYINHMFEMSVKQSVQHDIANGDNNNNDNNNNNDNNNNNDNNFIYEQHTYNHSYDDYTIKKKSYDNFNNENINEKQRGIILLNKIFQQIDDHIKNDNNLMEQKKQKKKNDDTLQNDNIKSDYFDKEQKDFQNYKSFKENDKNYNKNQKHVDCSMQQMYELSSPSSSSFHNHENYLNKQMTDRERKLLNIQMKINQSKMFNHMEIKKEKMHERIGLASTHRFDEYMKYKYEKNVNITDVHSKGVKQKGDQEKTGSILDEQKEDIINNAREKTNNNTHIDDNNNNNNTHIDDNNNNNNTHIDDNNNTYVDGNNDNNYKRDKLYNTSAFNVKKIMLKKNKKKDDTYELDNDTNLYKKIKFNFSINRKIYDEKKNIYGSNFYNVNLLNHENTKGNEYDKNKVVEFCKKQQELRSKISRKRKEKEGIFKNYINQRNKIYNKKLDRYFNKHTLEIRKQLENPS, encoded by the coding sequence atgaaaaagaaaaagtatGTTTTTCTGGAATTTAGTATCAATCGTATTACTCTTGGTAAGGtttattttgaattatttaatgatgaagaaataaaaaaatccgtaaataattttttaagttTATGTAAGGGTCAAGACTATCATAGTATATATTCTAATGAGATTTTAAGTTATAAAAATTGTAAGAtcgagaaaataaaaaaaggaaaatgtaTAAAGACTGGatatttaagaaataaaataaatataaatgatgatcaatcatattataataagaataatataaataataacaataataataatgatgataattatgatgattataattctatagataatatatataattctttaaaaaataaaatgaaaaagaataaaacaaataaatatgaaaaagtagaatgtatatatggaaattattataataaagaatatagtAAGAGAAAACATACATGTGCAGGTTTATTAACCATGATACAAAttgaagataaaaaatattcatccatatttaaaataactctaaataaaacatattcatataataataaaaatattattataggacaagttataaaaaatatgcatatattaaGAGCTATAGAAATGTTGCCTACTTATAACAATGGAACTCCAAAAGttcatttgtatatatcTGACTGTAATGAAGTAAATGAagcattttttaaaaaagaaaaaatatcatCAAGACAAATGTATATTAATCATATGTTTGAAATGTCAGTCAAACAATCTGTACAACATGATATAGCAAATGgagacaataataataatgataataataataataatgataataataataataatgataataattttatatatgaacaacATACATATAACCATTCTTATGACGATtatactataaaaaaaaaatcatatgaCAATTTTaacaatgaaaatattaatgagaAACAAAGaggaattatattattaaataaaatatttcaacaaatagatgatcatattaaaaatgataacaatttaatggaacaaaaaaaacaaaaaaaaaaaaatgatgatactCTTCAGAATGATAATATCAAGAGTGATTATTTTGATAAAGAACAAAAGGattttcaaaattataaatcGTTTAAAgagaatgataaaaattataataaaaatcaaaaacaCGTAGATTGTTCTATGCAACAAATGTATGAACTATCATCACCATCATCGTCATCATTTCATAATCATGAAAATTATCTTAACAAACAAATGACAGATAGAGAAAGGAAGTTATTAAACATACAAATGAAAATCAATCAATCTAAAATGTTTAATCATatggaaattaaaaaagaaaaaatgcaTGAGAGGATAGGTCTAGCAAGCACTCATCGTTTTGATGAGTacatgaaatataaatatgagaaaaatgttaatataaCAGATGTGCATTCTAAAGGAGTAAAACAGAAAGGGGATCAAGAAAAAACAGGAAGTATATTAGATGAACAGAAGGaggatattataaataatgcaagggaaaaaacaaataataatacacacattgatgataataataataataataatacacacattgatgataataataataataataatacacacattgatgataataataatacatatgttgatggaaataatgataataattacaaaCGAGATAAACTCTATAATACTAGCGCATTTAacgttaaaaaaataatgcttaaaaaaaataagaaaaaagacGATACATACGAACTAGATAATGATACAaatttatacaaaaaaataaaatttaatttctCAATCAacagaaaaatatatgatgagaaaaaaaatatatatggatcAAATTTCTATAatgttaatttattaaatcatgaaaatacaaaaggtaatgaatatgataaaaataaagttgTAGAATTCTGTAAGAAACAACAAGAGTTAAGAAGTAAAATTAGTAGGaagagaaaagaaaaagaaggaatattcaaaaattatattaatcaaagaaataaaatatataataaaaagttgGATCGATATTTTAATAAGCATACACTGGAAATTAGAAAGCAGCTTGAAAATccatcataa